One window of Trinickia caryophylli genomic DNA carries:
- the metX gene encoding homoserine O-succinyltransferase MetX encodes MESIGIVAPQRMQFSEPLALQNGSALAGYELVVETYGTLNAARSNAVLVCHALNASHHVAGVYAGEPKNVGWWDNMVGPGKPLDTNRFFVIGVNNLGSCFGSTGPMSVNPGTGRPYGASFPVVTVEDWVNAQARVADAFGIERFAAVMGGSLGGMQALAWSMMYPERVAHCIDIASTPKLSAQNIAFNEVARSAILSDPDFHGGDYYAHGVKPRRGLRVARMIGHITYLSDDDMATKFGRALRRENGSAAAAAYNFNFDVEFEVESYLRYQGDKFADYFDANTYLLITRALDYFDPARACGGDLTASLAHTRAQYLVVSFTTDWRFAPARSREIVKSLLDNKRRVTYAEIDAPHGHDAFLLDDARYHNVMRAYYERIAEEVGA; translated from the coding sequence ATGGAATCGATCGGTATCGTCGCTCCACAACGCATGCAGTTCAGCGAGCCGCTCGCGCTGCAAAACGGCAGTGCGCTCGCCGGGTACGAGCTCGTCGTCGAAACGTACGGCACCCTCAATGCCGCGCGCTCGAACGCGGTGCTCGTCTGTCACGCGCTCAACGCATCGCATCACGTCGCCGGCGTCTATGCCGGCGAGCCCAAGAACGTCGGCTGGTGGGACAACATGGTCGGGCCCGGCAAGCCGCTCGACACCAATCGCTTTTTCGTCATCGGCGTGAACAACCTCGGCTCGTGTTTCGGCTCGACCGGCCCGATGAGCGTGAACCCCGGGACCGGCCGGCCGTACGGCGCCAGCTTTCCCGTGGTGACCGTCGAGGATTGGGTGAACGCCCAGGCTCGCGTGGCCGACGCCTTCGGCATCGAGCGCTTCGCCGCCGTCATGGGCGGCAGCCTCGGCGGCATGCAGGCGCTGGCCTGGAGCATGATGTACCCGGAGCGCGTCGCCCACTGCATCGACATCGCCTCGACACCAAAGCTCTCGGCGCAGAACATCGCCTTCAACGAAGTGGCACGCTCGGCGATTCTTTCCGATCCCGACTTTCATGGCGGCGACTATTACGCCCACGGCGTGAAACCCCGGCGCGGCTTGCGTGTCGCCCGCATGATCGGGCACATCACCTACCTGTCCGACGACGACATGGCCACCAAGTTCGGCCGTGCGCTGCGCCGCGAGAACGGCTCGGCCGCCGCCGCCGCGTACAACTTCAATTTCGACGTCGAGTTCGAGGTCGAGTCGTACCTGCGCTACCAGGGAGACAAATTCGCCGATTATTTCGACGCGAACACCTACCTGCTCATCACGCGCGCGCTCGACTATTTCGACCCTGCCCGCGCCTGCGGCGGCGATCTGACGGCCTCGCTCGCGCACACTCGCGCGCAGTACCTCGTCGTCAGCTTCACGACCGACTGGCGGTTCGCGCCGGCGCGCTCGCGCGAGATCGTCAAATCGCTGCTCGACAACAAGCGCCGCGTCACCTATGCGGAGATCGACGCGCCTCACGGCCACGATGCCTTCCTGCTCGACGACGCGCGTTATCACAACGTGATGCGTGCCTATTACGAACGCATTGCCGAGGAGGTCGGCGCATGA
- the slmA gene encoding nucleoid occlusion factor SlmA yields MKPGERRVHILQTLASMLEAPKGEKITTAALAARLGVSEAALYRQFASKAQMFEALIEFIETTFFSLVNQIAAKEPDGVLQARAIGMMLLNFAARNPGMTRVLTGEALVGEHERLTERVTQMLERIEASIKQCLRLALLEANAGGAATPLPADYDPGVRASLLVSYVVGRWHRFARSGFTRAPSEQADAQLHLILQ; encoded by the coding sequence ATGAAACCGGGCGAGCGGCGCGTCCATATCCTGCAGACGCTCGCCTCGATGCTCGAGGCGCCCAAAGGCGAAAAGATCACGACGGCCGCGCTGGCTGCGCGCCTGGGCGTCTCGGAAGCGGCACTTTATCGCCAATTCGCGAGCAAGGCGCAGATGTTCGAGGCGCTCATCGAGTTCATCGAGACGACTTTCTTCAGCCTCGTCAACCAGATCGCCGCCAAGGAGCCGGATGGCGTCCTGCAGGCGCGGGCGATCGGGATGATGCTGCTCAATTTCGCCGCCCGCAACCCCGGCATGACACGCGTGCTGACCGGCGAAGCACTCGTCGGCGAGCACGAGCGCCTTACCGAGCGCGTCACCCAGATGCTCGAGCGCATCGAGGCATCGATAAAGCAGTGCCTGCGGCTCGCCCTGCTCGAAGCCAATGCCGGCGGCGCCGCCACGCCGCTGCCGGCCGATTACGATCCGGGCGTGCGAGCCAGCCTGCTCGTCAGCTACGTGGTTGGCCGCTGGCACCGCTTTGCACGAAGCGGTTTTACGCGTGCGCCGTCGGAGCAAGCCGACGCACAGCTGCACCTGATTCTCCAATAG
- a CDS encoding AmpG family muropeptide MFS transporter: MPNPPHEPGALTAHDDHPGWRAFLNRHMLICVFLGFTSGLPLFTLVYLVQAWLRSEGVNLKEIGLFALIQFPYTWKFIWAPLMDRYVPRLPGWRPGRRRGWMFVTQLLVAGAIASLGFVSPRDAIWTVAALTALVAFFGASQDIVIDAYRRELLADTELGLGNAVHVNAYKVAALIPGSLSLILSDHLPWTAVFAATAAFMLPGIVLTLVVKEPQVHGAPPKNLREAIVQPFAEFVSRDGLAAALLVLAFIFLYKLGDTMATTLSTSFFLDIGFNKTEIGVIAKTTAFWASLAGGIIGGAWLVKIGIARGLWIFGVVQIVSTLGFAWLAKIGPSPAALALIYGFETFATGLTLAAFTAYIASTTDSRYTATQFALFTSLASVPRTVASAASGFIVTKIGWFDYFLVCAVLAVPGMLLLPKIAPWRSRP; the protein is encoded by the coding sequence ATGCCTAACCCGCCGCACGAGCCCGGTGCACTGACCGCGCACGACGACCATCCCGGCTGGCGGGCGTTCCTCAACCGGCACATGCTGATCTGCGTGTTTCTCGGCTTCACGTCGGGGTTGCCGCTTTTCACGCTCGTCTATCTCGTACAGGCCTGGCTGCGCAGCGAAGGCGTCAATCTCAAGGAGATCGGCCTGTTCGCGCTGATCCAGTTCCCGTACACGTGGAAGTTCATCTGGGCGCCGCTCATGGACCGCTACGTGCCGCGGCTGCCCGGGTGGCGCCCCGGGCGCCGGCGCGGATGGATGTTCGTCACGCAGTTGCTCGTGGCCGGCGCTATCGCGTCGCTCGGTTTCGTTTCTCCGCGCGACGCGATCTGGACCGTCGCAGCCCTGACGGCGCTCGTGGCCTTCTTCGGCGCAAGCCAGGACATCGTCATCGACGCCTATCGCCGCGAGCTTCTCGCCGATACCGAACTGGGGCTCGGCAATGCCGTGCACGTCAACGCGTACAAGGTCGCCGCGCTGATTCCCGGCTCGCTTTCGCTGATTCTCTCCGATCATCTGCCGTGGACCGCCGTATTCGCGGCCACGGCAGCGTTCATGCTGCCCGGCATCGTGCTCACGCTCGTCGTCAAGGAGCCGCAAGTACACGGCGCGCCGCCGAAAAATCTGCGCGAAGCGATCGTGCAGCCCTTCGCCGAATTCGTTTCGCGCGACGGCCTGGCGGCCGCGTTGCTCGTGCTCGCGTTCATCTTCCTCTACAAGCTGGGCGATACGATGGCGACGACGCTTTCGACGTCGTTCTTCCTCGATATCGGCTTCAACAAGACCGAGATCGGCGTGATTGCGAAAACCACGGCGTTCTGGGCGAGCCTGGCCGGCGGCATCATCGGCGGCGCGTGGCTCGTCAAGATCGGCATCGCGCGCGGGCTGTGGATCTTCGGCGTGGTGCAGATCGTCTCCACCCTCGGCTTCGCCTGGCTCGCGAAAATCGGCCCGTCGCCCGCCGCGCTCGCGCTGATCTACGGCTTCGAGACGTTCGCCACCGGGCTCACGCTCGCCGCGTTCACGGCCTACATTGCAAGTACGACCGACTCGCGCTATACGGCCACGCAGTTCGCGCTCTTCACGAGCCTCGCCTCGGTGCCGCGCACCGTCGCGTCCGCCGCCAGCGGCTTCATCGTCACGAAGATCGGGTGGTTCGATTATTTCCTCGTGTGCGCGGTTCTCGCCGTACCCGGCATGCTGCTGCTGCCGAAAATCGCGCCATGGCGCTCGCGTCCATGA
- the metW gene encoding methionine biosynthesis protein MetW produces the protein MNQTVIDSLSTRADFRAIARWVEPRSTVLDLGCGDGALLALLGEELEVRGYGIEINDAGVLACVKHGVNVIQQNLEDGLRLFEDGSFDFAILSQTLQTIHQTAAILRETARVGKECIVSFPNFGYWPHRLSVLRGRMPVSKSLPYQWHNTPNVRVLTIKDFEALAPEVGIEILDRIVLHEGRTVRWGANWRGSLAVYRVRSSQPSLSSG, from the coding sequence ATGAATCAGACCGTCATCGATTCGCTCTCCACACGAGCCGACTTCCGTGCGATCGCGCGCTGGGTCGAGCCGAGATCGACAGTGCTCGACCTCGGCTGCGGCGACGGTGCCCTGCTGGCGCTGCTCGGCGAAGAACTGGAGGTGCGCGGCTACGGCATCGAGATCAACGATGCGGGCGTGCTCGCCTGCGTCAAGCATGGCGTGAACGTGATCCAGCAAAATCTCGAGGACGGCCTGCGGCTCTTCGAGGACGGCAGCTTCGACTTCGCCATCCTGTCGCAAACGCTGCAAACGATCCACCAGACTGCCGCGATCCTGCGCGAAACGGCGCGCGTGGGCAAGGAATGCATCGTGTCCTTCCCGAACTTCGGCTACTGGCCGCACCGGCTTTCAGTGCTTCGGGGGCGTATGCCGGTATCAAAGTCGCTGCCCTATCAGTGGCACAACACGCCGAACGTACGCGTGCTGACGATCAAGGATTTCGAGGCTCTGGCCCCCGAAGTCGGCATCGAGATCCTCGATCGCATCGTGCTCCATGAAGGCCGCACGGTGCGCTGGGGCGCGAACTGGCGTGGTAGTCTTGCGGTCTACCGCGTAAGAAGCAGTCAGCCGAGCCTGTCGTCCGGCTGA